The Canis lupus familiaris isolate Mischka breed German Shepherd chromosome 1, alternate assembly UU_Cfam_GSD_1.0, whole genome shotgun sequence DNA window CTTTCCCCTACCCTTATTAGCATAGCTCCTCCTTTTCCCTGGCCTGGCCTCGTAAGTGTCCGGAGACTCGAGTCCTTCTCTCCGGAGCTCATGATTATGCAGTAGCCTTATTAGTGTGGCCCGCCCCCTAGGCCCCGCCCGGCTCCCCCCTAGGCGgtagcggcggcggcggcagcggtgGCGACATGAGCAGCGGGGCGGCGTCCGGGACAgggcgggggcggccccggggcggggggccggggcccggggacCCCCCACCCAGCGAGACACACAAGCTGGTGGTCGTGGGCGGCGGCGGCGTGGGCAAGAGCGCGCTGACCATCCAGTTCATCCAGGTAGTGGGCCCTCACCCGGGGGGGTGCCCCCGGGACCCAGAACTGAGCCCTTTGGGAGATCCCTGAGACCCCGATTTCCTCTCGATCCATCACTGAGACCCTCCTATGAGACCTTCTAATCTTAAAAAAGTCCTCTCAGATGGTGACCCCgagtcccctcccctccagggcctCCACCCCCTACACTAGGGACCTTCCTCCTATACTGGCATCCTGAAACCCAccatccctcctcccaccagTATCCAAGACCCCGCTTCCCTGCTGACTTGACCCTGAGCACCTCCTGGGAGCACCTAAGTCCAGAAGTCACCCCATTTTGATCCTAAGCGCTCTCATAGGCCCCCACCCCTCTGGTGTCACTTCCCCCTACCCTGGGCCCCATCTCCcccagatcccagatcccagcTTCCTCTCTTAGCCACCCAAAGCCTAACTGGGAGATTACCACAGTCTAGATACTTAGCTCTCCGAGAATCTAGAAATTGTGCCCAGACTTTGCCTGGGGCCCATCCAGGACCATCTGGTCCTGAGGGAGACCCCCTCAGACCCAAGAGATTTCAGAAAGATCCTGCCCCTCGGTCTTTCCAGAGGACTCTTAAGACCACACGTCCTGTCCTGAGGAGCCCCCATCCCACCAGACCCAGATCTCCACCCTCCCCCAGGGAAAACCACTCACTCCTCCATGTTGAGTTTTCCTTCAGTCTAACTCCTTGAGCGCCTCTCAGAAACCTTGGCTAGCCTCCAAATCACCTCCATGAAGAAGCCCTCAGATTCTTGACACCCCCAGAGAGACCCATTTCTTAGGACTTTCTCTGACCCTATAAATGCATCTCAGGGTATCTGAGACATGCACCTATATTCTATGACAGACCTCCCAAGTGTGCATTTTGGGCTCTCCCCAGCTCTCACCCTGATTACTTCTCCAGATGTGTTCTGAAGACATGCCAGTAATCCCCCCCATGGCGTGATCCCTGTACCCTCCTTTCAGGACAAGCCCTCACCAAGCATCCCTCCCCTAACAGACAGGATGCAGCTCTCAGACCCCCAGCTACCAGATTACCCCTTCTCTCCCGAAAATCCACCCTTTGCCCAGGAAACCTCCACCCCATTCCCAAGGGGAACCCTCCCACCTTAAAGAAACCTTAGAAAGGTGTCTGCTTCTGAGATGCTACTGCTGAGCCCCAGACCCCTCAAGAGACCCCAGCCAGTGCCTGCATGGGAGCTCCGGCCCAAACAGAAAaaggccccagccctgggccccttgCACCCAGGGGCAGACCCAAAGTTGGCCAAAGGCCTGGCTGGAGGCTGGCGTGAcccaggcaggaagggaggggccCAGCCTGCGGGTGGGGCAGCTTCTCTGCTGCTGGATTGGAACTGGGACCTTCCCCTGGGAGGAGACACAAGAAGCTGcctgaggagaaggagggggagagggaggaggaggaagaagaaggagaaaaaaagagggaagaggaggaggtggagggagagataCAGACAGGCAGATATTCTGGACAATAAGAGTTCCCAAtaactgagcacttactatatccAGGCCATACATTAAATGCTTAACAGGGATTTCCCGGGAATCTCACAAACGCTAGATtaagtgtagttctatttttatccttaatttccaattgaggttcagagaggggaagtgattTGTTCAGTGCCACACAGCCAGGATGTAATCACCATGTAGGAGATGTGTTTTATACCAGAAAGATTGAGGATTGGGAGAGACTCAGAAAAAGGAGAGACTGGGTAGGGCGGGAGGAAGGGATAgagagagacccacagagaggggAACAGGGACCCAGAATGAAGGGGGAGACAGAGTCCAGGAGCAGGGCTACATCATCTCTCCTGGGGCACTGCGGGTCCTGCAGGAGCTGCAGTAACAGTATCTTCTCCCTGCCCCACCAGTCCTACTTTGTGTCTGACTACGATCCCACCATCGAAGACTCCTATACGAAGATCTGCACGGTGGATGGTGTCCCGGCCCGGCTCGACAGTGAGGGCAGCAGGGAGTGGAcccagggggaggtgggggagggctggggatcGTGGTGGGGCTGAGGGCTCCCTGGAGTGGCTTTTGGGAGCCTCATCCCCACAGCGGCCCCTCTCCCCATCTGCAGTCCTGGACACCGCAGGCCAGGAGGAGTTCGGTGCCATGCGGGAGCAGTACATGCGCGCTGGCCACGGCTTCCTGCTGGTGTTTGCTATTAATGACCGGCAGAGGTGAGAGGAGGCGAGGGTGGTGGAGCAGGGCAGACCGCGCCGATCGGCTGGCTAGACCTCACCCTCGGGCTTCCTCCGCAGTTTCAACGAGGTGGGCAAGCTTTTCACGCAGATCCTCCGAGTCAAGGACCGAGACGATTTCCCCATCGTGTTGGTTGGGAACAAGGCTGATCTGGAGACACAGCGCCAGGTCTGGgataccccatcccccccactccctgcccctggcGCCACACCAGGGGGCCCCATCTCAGCCTCGGAGGCTTCTTTCAGTGCATATTCTGTGTCCTCACTGCAGCATCCTCTTCTGGCTCCCCTGGTCCTGCTCTTTCTGTTGTCACGCACATCACTAAATCCTCCAAGTTGGGTCTTCCCTGGAAGACCATGGCTGGATGGGACAAAGGGCTCCCCAGCTCTTCCACCTGGCACTCGACTCCCACCAGGTCTTgtcccttcctttctctgctctcaGCACTTCCTACACACAGAGACTATGGTGATTGCCACAACAGAACTCATCTTTCAAATGAAGCCTTTGGGGGGTTTCCAGCCTTGGGACCTTTGCTCAGGCCTCTGTAGGGAGCACCCTGACTTCTCTGCGGGTGGGAGTGTGGCGTGACCTCAGTTATCTGATGTAGATGTTCAGAAGTGCAAAGGTCTGTGGTGCCCTCCCAGACTCCTTAATGGTGCCGAGCCTCCTTAGCATGTTCCCCATGATCTCCTTGGAACTTCAACTCTGTTATGTGACCCCCACACTGTCACCCCCTTTAGAGCATAGTGTCTTTGTGCGTCCCACAgctgcatcccccccccccccgcatcgaGCACAGACACCTGATACCTCTCCTCCCTGTTTCCTGTCCCTGTCCCAGGTCCCCCGATctgaagcctctgcctttggcgcCTCCCACCACGTGGCCTACTTCGAGGCCTCAGCCAAACTGCGCCTCAATGTGGACGAGGCCTTTGAGCAGCTGGTGCGGGCTGTCCGGTGAGCAGAGCGCCCTTCCCTTGTTGTCCATGCCCCTGGCCCCTGTGACCCAGACTCACCAGCTTCTCCCCACAGGAAGTACCAGGAGCAGGAGCTCCCGCCCAGcccacccagtgcccccaggAAGAAAGACGGAGGCTGTCCCTGCGTCCTCCTCTAGCCCGGGTGCAAAAGGAGCAGCCAGCATGAGCTCTCGGGACCAGCTGCCTTCACTGAGCTCTTTCCCCTTCTGGGTTTCCCAGGATACACTACACCCCCATCCCAAATTCCTGGCCTTCTCCAGGACATCGCCACTGTGTGCCTTACTGCCGAAGCCTTCCTTCCCCACCCAAGCCCCTGGGTGAGGGGCTCCCGGGCTTCTGGGTCACTGCTGTATATAACTCCCCTCTCTACCCCCAGGGAAATAAACGTCACTGCCAATGTCAGAAAGTGCTTCTTGAGAAGGGAAAAGTGGCTCCAGGGTGGTGGGTGGACTGGGTACAAACACGTAAAGCCTCACTCCACCTCTGTCCATAGGATCTTGAACCCTTGACTCGGTAGGGAGGTGGTGAGGGGGGGTTCAGAAGACAAGACAGGCCAGGTGTCTGGACCCGTTTCACCTTCAACAGGGCCATTCTGCCCTGTTGTGTTTCAGTGGGCATTTTGCTGGGATAGGGGTGGAACAcctgaaaaaaagtttttctttgctGGAAAGTTCTATAACTGCACTGTTCACTTAAGATAGCCAGAAGCTACACATGGCTATTTCAATTTATTGGGTAGTGGTGTTCTAGAAGTCTCCAGGATCTTGGAAACGGGCCCATGCTAtagcccctgcctgccccttctCACTTCCAATATGTATTGAAGACAGACCTTTTGGCtacaggagggagaagggacaggTGGGCGGAATGGTGTTAAGCAGGTGGCTGGCAAGTTCCCATTTCCAGAAAATTCTCAATTGGGCTGACATCTGAGTCCAAACCCTTAATCCAACTCGTGGCCAGTGTAGACACATTCCGTCTGAACCTCTCCCCTGGCAGAGGGTGGAGTCATCCTATGGCCACCCCAAATAGTTGCTAACTCGCTTGTCTGGAAACCCTTGGAGTCCCCCATGTTCAACCCAGGAACCCCAATTCTGCAATCTGCTAACCTGGAAGGCTGGTGCCAGACTGGGAGACCACCGCTCGCCCATCTCCCAAGCCTGACAGGCATCCCTGAACCCCAACACCTAGTCAACACAGCAGGTCAAAAAGTTCAGCCTCAGTCCCCATGCCCTGGCATTTTGATCTGCACCCATTACTGTCACCAATTGATCTATCTTCCTACTCCCACATCTGCTACATTTGGGCAAAAATCTGTGGGCCCCTGGACCCAAACtgacccatcccctcacccaccacaGAACCCACTTCCTGATTCAAGGGTAAGTGATGGCCCTGGCAGCAGTTCTGCCAACTTCAGTCaagtgcctctgttttctcagctgtaaaacgGGGGTGATCACAGAGCTACTTCCGAGAGGCCTTTAGCAAGAGATCTGCACCCAGAAGACAAACAGCATTTGCAATATACTAAGCACTCTCTATCAGTGACCGAGGCCCCACtgttctcctcctgccccagaaCCATGAATGTCCCTCTGTATTCCAGATTAGAACAATGATTAGCTAAATATCCCTTTCCGGGTTTCATTATCACAGAATCCTTGGCCTGTGTTCAATCTTCCGTCCTGGGAATAAGCGTGGCTCCAACGTTTTGTGCTCCCCATTCACTCCCTCTGCTCACTTGGGGCCCAACCCCTgcaggagagggagtgggaggaggtTGGGTTCTACCACTTTCCAGACAAAGTCTGACATCTCCACCTAACCCCAGCCGGAGGTGAGGCACTCTCAGGGGTCAGTGGAGTCCCAAGCCAAGGTCTCTCTCCCTGGGTCCCCCTGGCAACGCTGCTCTGGCAGAAGGCCTGTCTTTTTTGCACTGTCTCTCCGGGCCAAGTTCTTGGCTGGGACACCCCACTTAAGGACAAATATGCACTTTGCAGAGGTGATGAAAGCTACTGCTTACCCTCAGGAAAAGGCACACGTACAAACCCACACAACTTGGCAGGCCATTTTTGGATGGTTTGCGATCACCACCTACCCAGAGCTCATCAGAGAGCGGTGTAGGGGGCTGGCGTGGCCTACTTGGCATCTCCCTAGGTCCATGGGCACCTCTCTCTGGTTCCTGCTCTCCTCGAGGC harbors:
- the RRAS gene encoding ras-related protein R-Ras, giving the protein MSSGAASGTGRGRPRGGGPGPGDPPPSETHKLVVVGGGGVGKSALTIQFIQSYFVSDYDPTIEDSYTKICTVDGVPARLDILDTAGQEEFGAMREQYMRAGHGFLLVFAINDRQSFNEVGKLFTQILRVKDRDDFPIVLVGNKADLETQRQVPRSEASAFGASHHVAYFEASAKLRLNVDEAFEQLVRAVRKYQEQELPPSPPSAPRKKDGGCPCVLL